In one window of Pseudoalteromonas xiamenensis DNA:
- a CDS encoding aspartate aminotransferase family protein, protein MQVNRELFDLVMAPNYNPAAVIPVKGEGSRIWDQNGDEYIDFAGGIAVNCLGHCHPALVNALKEQGEKIWHLSNVMTNEPALRLAKKLTDATFAEKVYFANSGAEANEAALKLARRYAIEKFGANKTQIISFAKSFHGRTFFTVTVGGQAAYSDGFGPKPQDIVHCDFNDIEAFKALISDNTCAVMMEPIQGEGGIIPANAEFAQTVRELCDKHNALLIFDEVQTGVGRTGNLYAYQGLGVTPDILSTAKALGGGFPIGAMITTTEIASYLKVGTHGSTYGGNPLACAVAEAAFDTVNTPEVLEGVKAKSALFREGLEAINAKYNVFSEIRGEGLLIGAVLNKDYDGRARDFLVASANHKLLTLVAGTNVVRFTPSLVIPNEDIEAGLAAFEKAVADVVNG, encoded by the coding sequence ATGCAAGTAAATCGTGAGCTATTTGATCTAGTAATGGCCCCAAACTATAACCCAGCAGCGGTAATCCCAGTTAAGGGTGAAGGTTCAAGAATTTGGGACCAAAATGGCGACGAGTATATCGACTTCGCCGGTGGCATTGCGGTTAACTGTTTAGGCCACTGCCATCCAGCACTTGTAAACGCGTTAAAAGAACAAGGTGAAAAGATTTGGCACTTATCGAACGTTATGACAAACGAGCCTGCTTTACGCCTTGCGAAAAAACTAACAGACGCAACTTTCGCAGAAAAAGTATATTTCGCTAACTCAGGTGCGGAAGCAAACGAAGCAGCACTTAAACTTGCTCGTCGATACGCGATTGAAAAGTTCGGTGCAAACAAAACTCAAATTATCTCATTTGCTAAAAGTTTCCACGGCCGTACTTTCTTTACCGTAACTGTTGGTGGACAAGCTGCATACTCAGATGGCTTTGGTCCAAAGCCTCAGGATATCGTGCATTGCGATTTCAATGACATTGAGGCATTCAAAGCGTTGATCAGCGACAACACGTGCGCGGTAATGATGGAACCAATTCAAGGTGAAGGTGGTATCATTCCAGCTAATGCTGAATTCGCTCAAACAGTGCGTGAGTTATGTGATAAACACAATGCACTTTTAATTTTTGATGAAGTACAAACAGGTGTTGGTCGTACTGGTAATCTTTATGCTTATCAAGGTTTAGGTGTTACACCTGATATTCTATCAACAGCAAAAGCGCTAGGTGGTGGTTTCCCTATTGGTGCGATGATCACAACGACAGAGATCGCGAGCTATTTAAAAGTAGGCACGCACGGTTCAACGTATGGTGGTAACCCACTAGCATGTGCGGTAGCAGAAGCAGCGTTTGATACAGTAAATACGCCTGAAGTACTCGAAGGTGTGAAAGCAAAATCAGCGCTATTCCGTGAAGGACTAGAAGCGATCAACGCTAAATACAACGTATTCTCTGAAATTCGTGGTGAAGGTCTTCTTATTGGCGCTGTACTAAACAAAGACTACGATGGCCGAGCGCGTGATTTCCTAGTAGCAAGCGCAAACCATAAATTGCTTACGCTTGTTGCTGGTACAAATGTAGTACGCTTCACTCCATCATTAGTTATCCCAAATGAAGA
- a CDS encoding Lrp/AsnC family transcriptional regulator — protein sequence MISEQDEKLLNLLRADARMSITDLAKLLSVSRATVQNRIAKLEQSGVIKGYRVEFGGDYANALVSAHVSIKVKQKLTTKTNLALKQMSNISALYAISGEYDLIAIVSAQNLEKLSHLLDEIGNLDGVERTTSSVILETKFER from the coding sequence ATGATAAGTGAACAAGATGAAAAGCTGTTAAATTTACTTCGCGCTGATGCAAGAATGAGCATAACGGACTTAGCAAAACTATTGTCAGTATCTCGGGCAACTGTACAAAATCGAATCGCCAAGCTAGAGCAAAGTGGCGTAATAAAAGGTTATCGAGTTGAATTTGGCGGTGACTATGCGAATGCGTTGGTTTCGGCCCATGTTTCAATAAAGGTTAAACAAAAGCTGACCACTAAAACGAATTTGGCACTTAAGCAAATGAGTAATATCTCTGCGCTTTATGCGATTAGCGGCGAGTACGATTTAATCGCGATTGTTTCTGCACAAAACCTAGAAAAGCTAAGCCATTTACTTGATGAAATTGGAAATTTAGATGGGGTTGAGCGAACCACGTCGTCGGTGATTTTAGAAACTAAATTTGAACGATAA
- a CDS encoding isoamylase early set domain-containing protein yields the protein MLTKRFFKTKEEAEVTFEHVCPSAEKVELVAEFTGWEPIEMKYSKKDNLFRLKQRLPVDKAYLFKYLIDGEVWDNDHAADDYIPNDFGTDNSLVNTAR from the coding sequence ATGTTGACTAAACGTTTTTTCAAAACTAAAGAAGAAGCTGAAGTGACTTTCGAACACGTTTGCCCATCTGCTGAAAAGGTTGAATTGGTCGCTGAATTCACTGGGTGGGAACCTATCGAAATGAAGTATTCCAAAAAGGACAACTTGTTTCGTTTGAAGCAACGTCTTCCAGTTGATAAAGCGTACTTGTTTAAATACCTCATTGATGGCGAAGTGTGGGATAACGACCATGCTGCCGACGACTATATTCCGAATGATTTTGGTACAGACAACAGTTTAGTCAACACAGCTAGATAA
- the malQ gene encoding 4-alpha-glucanotransferase, whose amino-acid sequence MDVLEQAMYLHGVGSEFTKYTGEHVYFSHDTRKQALRCCDIDVSDIVALSAHNFEHDIAKWLKPVTDVSLVKEKDFRLSVRVPESDLDMLIGLEIPSLQINLQQKLIPDVLGDYRYNDIRYVEVGLHLPSIPIGYHNAKLTFKGEQFPTELWIVPSEAFGADDEDKRVGLSIQLYSLNEKGNLGIGDFGDLKQLIQQSRGQLDYILLNPLHELFEDQPERASPYSPNHRCFLNPLYINLVEAVALATTDTGTQLSRIVEEASQTIKRASFIDYSEVSKIKYEVLGLLYRDYLTWNVERKERAYNEFLSYAVVAASEINEHELTQSHFYQWLAHKQLYDCQTMCERVGMGIGLINDLAVGCANDGEEFREYRHLFANGANVGAPPDPWAEDGQDWGLPALDTKHLSLDNYAYFRRLIKSNMKGVGGLRIDHVMAIRRLWWCFTQEDGHRTGCYMYYPFEHLLSILLIESQLNNVMLIGEDLGIVPEEVRAALKESGIFSNILFYFEKDHLGQFVNPITYRTESLLMIANHDVPPFYGWWESRDIELRYEYSLINDQKKDELLQERQLEIAKLCTWIHQHSGNQVTALCSPELVYEVLLKILAKSNARLLTVQLDDLDEATVPVNMPGTNLEFPNWRRKLNHSVEDIFNKKLELLKEVKELRTLNG is encoded by the coding sequence ATGGATGTATTGGAACAAGCCATGTATCTACATGGTGTTGGTAGTGAGTTTACTAAGTACACAGGTGAACACGTTTATTTTTCCCATGACACACGTAAGCAGGCTTTGCGGTGTTGTGACATTGACGTGTCTGACATAGTTGCTCTCAGTGCACACAATTTTGAACATGATATTGCGAAATGGTTGAAGCCAGTGACTGACGTTTCGCTTGTAAAAGAAAAGGACTTTAGGTTATCTGTTCGAGTTCCAGAATCAGATTTAGATATGTTGATTGGACTTGAAATCCCGAGTCTTCAAATCAATCTGCAGCAGAAGCTAATACCAGATGTACTCGGTGATTATCGCTACAATGATATTCGCTATGTGGAAGTCGGATTGCATCTTCCATCCATACCAATCGGTTATCACAATGCAAAATTGACTTTTAAAGGAGAGCAATTTCCGACCGAGCTTTGGATTGTCCCATCGGAAGCCTTTGGAGCTGACGATGAAGATAAACGAGTAGGGCTTTCCATTCAGCTATATAGTTTGAACGAGAAAGGTAATCTAGGTATCGGGGATTTTGGGGACCTGAAGCAACTTATTCAACAAAGCCGAGGACAGCTCGACTACATCTTGCTGAACCCTTTACATGAGCTATTTGAAGATCAACCTGAAAGAGCAAGCCCATACAGTCCAAATCACCGTTGTTTTTTAAATCCGCTCTACATCAATCTGGTGGAAGCCGTTGCGCTCGCTACGACGGATACGGGGACGCAATTGTCGCGAATAGTCGAGGAAGCTTCACAGACAATCAAACGCGCATCTTTTATCGACTACAGTGAGGTGTCAAAAATAAAGTATGAAGTGTTAGGACTACTTTATCGAGATTATCTAACGTGGAATGTTGAGAGGAAAGAGCGAGCCTACAATGAATTCCTGTCTTACGCAGTAGTTGCTGCCTCTGAAATTAATGAACACGAATTGACGCAAAGTCACTTTTATCAATGGTTAGCGCACAAACAACTTTATGATTGTCAAACCATGTGTGAACGCGTTGGTATGGGGATTGGTTTAATTAATGATCTAGCCGTTGGGTGTGCGAACGATGGCGAAGAGTTCCGAGAATATAGGCATTTGTTTGCGAATGGAGCAAATGTTGGTGCGCCGCCAGACCCTTGGGCAGAAGATGGACAAGATTGGGGCTTACCCGCGCTCGATACTAAACATCTAAGCTTGGATAACTATGCTTATTTTCGTCGCCTAATAAAAAGTAACATGAAAGGCGTAGGCGGTTTACGTATAGACCATGTCATGGCTATCCGCCGACTGTGGTGGTGTTTTACTCAAGAAGATGGACATCGCACGGGTTGCTACATGTATTACCCATTTGAACATCTGCTTTCTATATTGCTGATTGAGTCTCAATTGAATAACGTCATGCTAATAGGCGAAGATCTGGGTATCGTGCCTGAGGAAGTTCGTGCGGCTCTAAAAGAGTCAGGGATCTTTTCAAACATTCTTTTTTATTTTGAAAAAGATCACCTAGGTCAATTCGTCAACCCCATCACGTATCGAACAGAAAGCTTGCTCATGATAGCAAATCATGACGTCCCTCCGTTTTATGGCTGGTGGGAGTCGAGAGACATTGAACTTCGCTATGAATATTCACTTATAAATGACCAAAAGAAAGACGAGTTGTTACAAGAAAGGCAATTAGAAATTGCTAAGTTATGTACTTGGATCCATCAGCACAGTGGTAATCAAGTCACAGCATTGTGCTCGCCTGAGTTGGTGTATGAGGTCCTTCTTAAAATTCTCGCTAAATCAAATGCACGCTTGTTGACTGTCCAGTTGGATGATCTTGATGAAGCCACTGTCCCAGTAAATATGCCGGGAACGAACTTGGAGTTTCCGAATTGGCGCAGAAAATTAAACCACTCGGTCGAAGATATTTTTAATAAGAAGCTCGAGCTTCTAAAAGAAGTAAAAGAATTAAGGACATTGAATGGGTAA
- the glgX gene encoding glycogen debranching protein GlgX: MIKSVRGVPKPLGPTPWQDGVNFAVYAPRASSVLLCLFDQSGHSEVARIACVKHEGGFWSIRVSPLNEGALYGFRVDGPYEPEQGLFFNVNKLLLDPYATDLHGEFTWSERHFCHMPLGTLNITDNAIDMPKSRVRWLSKYEGERPNHPWAKTLIYETHVKGATNRNLAIPEGTRGKYLALCDEAFMDHIKQLGVTAIELLPCHAFISEQFLTTKGLQNYWGYNTLSFFVPHKAYLVGQDIAEFQQMVRKLHQNNIEVIVDVVFNHTAEAGIDGPMLSFKGFDNGVYYRTVEGKPDAYINDTGCGNTINIDHPATLRLVMDSLRYWVEVMGVDGFRFDLATILGRNLGGFNPHHAFLQAIAQDPILQKSKLIAEPWDVGPGGYQLGAFTAPWREWNDKFRDTVRRFWRGDNGILPELAKRIHGSNDVFEHNLRGPLNSINFITSHDGFTLADWVSYEQKHNEANGEQNRDGHSENFSFNCGVEGFSSDPNINALRLKMQKNALLTLLISKGVPMISAGSEFGHSQGGNNNAYCQDNISSWLAWKTAQKGHALSFFIHDVLKIRRQFSLFSNPFFVHPNHPRFGVNWYTESGELMNQENWHESNRKWLICALLDKKLNQAVLIVLNAGDSLLNLTLPSCPVDATWQFAISTSNSNITLPPQANLQIEAKSSWLFTAKNEELK; this comes from the coding sequence ATGATCAAGTCTGTAAGGGGAGTACCTAAGCCACTCGGACCTACACCTTGGCAAGATGGGGTGAATTTTGCGGTGTATGCACCTCGAGCATCTAGTGTATTGCTGTGCTTGTTTGACCAAAGTGGACATAGCGAAGTTGCTCGTATTGCCTGTGTTAAGCATGAAGGGGGCTTTTGGAGTATTCGTGTCAGCCCACTCAATGAGGGGGCATTATACGGCTTCCGTGTTGACGGACCGTATGAACCCGAGCAAGGCTTATTTTTTAATGTCAATAAACTACTTTTGGACCCCTATGCGACGGACTTGCATGGTGAATTTACGTGGAGCGAACGTCATTTTTGCCATATGCCTCTTGGAACACTCAATATCACTGACAACGCCATCGACATGCCTAAAAGTAGGGTACGTTGGCTAAGTAAATACGAGGGTGAGCGACCTAACCACCCTTGGGCAAAAACACTGATTTATGAAACACATGTTAAAGGTGCAACGAATCGAAATCTTGCAATTCCAGAAGGCACAAGAGGAAAGTATCTCGCTCTGTGTGACGAAGCGTTCATGGACCACATCAAGCAACTGGGTGTAACGGCTATTGAATTGCTTCCTTGTCATGCATTTATTAGTGAACAATTTCTGACCACGAAAGGACTCCAAAACTATTGGGGTTACAACACTCTCTCTTTTTTCGTTCCACACAAAGCGTATTTGGTGGGGCAGGACATCGCTGAGTTTCAGCAAATGGTTCGAAAGTTACATCAAAACAACATTGAGGTCATTGTTGATGTTGTCTTTAACCATACTGCGGAAGCTGGCATTGATGGACCTATGCTGTCTTTTAAGGGATTCGATAATGGAGTTTATTATCGAACGGTTGAAGGAAAGCCTGACGCCTACATAAATGATACCGGATGTGGAAATACCATCAACATAGATCATCCAGCCACGCTACGTTTAGTCATGGACAGTTTGCGATATTGGGTTGAAGTAATGGGAGTAGATGGTTTTCGCTTTGATTTAGCGACAATTCTTGGTCGTAATTTAGGTGGATTCAATCCACATCACGCGTTTTTGCAAGCAATTGCGCAAGACCCCATTTTACAAAAATCGAAACTCATTGCTGAGCCTTGGGATGTTGGACCTGGTGGTTATCAGCTAGGCGCTTTCACCGCGCCATGGCGTGAATGGAACGATAAATTTAGAGATACAGTCCGTCGTTTTTGGCGAGGTGATAATGGGATTTTGCCTGAACTGGCAAAACGTATTCATGGTTCAAACGATGTGTTTGAACACAATCTTCGTGGTCCGTTAAATAGCATTAATTTCATTACAAGCCATGACGGCTTTACACTCGCGGACTGGGTGAGTTATGAGCAAAAGCACAACGAAGCCAATGGAGAGCAAAACCGTGATGGGCACAGTGAAAACTTCTCTTTCAATTGCGGTGTCGAAGGTTTTTCAAGTGATCCCAATATCAATGCGCTTCGTCTAAAAATGCAAAAAAATGCATTGCTGACACTCCTAATTTCAAAAGGTGTGCCCATGATAAGTGCTGGCAGCGAATTTGGACATTCGCAAGGCGGTAACAATAATGCCTATTGTCAGGACAATATTTCTAGTTGGTTAGCTTGGAAAACGGCTCAAAAGGGCCATGCACTGAGCTTCTTCATTCACGATGTGCTCAAGATCCGTAGGCAGTTTTCACTCTTTTCTAATCCATTTTTCGTTCATCCAAACCATCCGCGGTTTGGAGTTAACTGGTATACGGAAAGTGGCGAGCTGATGAATCAAGAAAATTGGCATGAGTCAAATCGTAAGTGGTTGATATGTGCACTACTAGATAAAAAGCTTAATCAAGCGGTGTTGATCGTTTTGAATGCAGGGGACAGTTTGTTGAATCTCACACTTCCTTCGTGTCCGGTCGATGCGACATGGCAATTTGCCATCTCAACCAGCAATTCGAATATCACATTACCACCACAAGCGAATCTACAAATCGAAGCGAAGAGCAGTTGGCTCTTCACGGCAAAGAATGAGGAACTGAAATGA
- a CDS encoding glycogen/starch/alpha-glucan phosphorylase → MSKKSNAPTTPQANQDVCIVKHWLDAPKIDENTLVDDLTRHFYYTLGRDKVGESHLYLYNALALTIRDRLVARCRATRQHLRSKKTRKAAYLSLEFLMGRALGNALLNLDLTDSSRNALQQYCTSLEQVQEAEHDAGLGNGGLGRLAACFLDSCATLGLPVLGYGIRYEYGMFNQIIDHGNQIEQPDNWLREGHPWELSAPEQAVRVKFFGHIETHKDKDGREHRVWANTQDVLAVPYDVPIPGYRNEVVNTLRLWKSEATDEFDLSEFNAGSYSEAVAKKNLAEQITMVLYPNDSSENGKELRLRQQYFLSSASLQDILLTWVNQNGHNFKDFAEHHVFQLNDTHPSIAVAELMRLLIDEYELEWDEAWVITTKTMAYTNHTLLPEALERWSVPLFEKLLPRLLEIIYEINARFLSLVARQWPGDVDMQRTLSIIEEGPVQHIRMAYLAIVGSFSVNGVAALHTDLLERGLFKDFYALWPEKFNNKTNGVTPRRWLAQCNPSLSELITEYIGPNWVRHFDQISQLRRYFDDEVFQEKWRNVKQDNKARLAGFVRAKTGVEFDETMMFDVQVKRIHEYKRQLLNILHVIHLYDRIVRGDIKDFVPRCVLLGGKAAPGYYMAKKIIKLINSVADVVNSDERTNGLLRVAFLPNYNVSAMELICPATDLSEQISTAGKEASGTGNMKFMMNGAITIGTLDGANIEIRDAVGSENFFLFGAQSEQVSAIRAAYNPNQLIAQDENLNRVMALLESGHFNLFEQGLFDDIISAIRSPNDPWIVAYDFASYVEQQQQAALTYLDKNVWTRMSILNTAASGEFSSDRTIQQYSDEIWRLSPM, encoded by the coding sequence ATGAGCAAAAAGTCGAATGCCCCAACAACCCCTCAAGCTAATCAAGACGTTTGTATCGTAAAACATTGGCTCGATGCACCTAAGATAGACGAAAACACATTAGTTGATGATTTAACGCGCCATTTCTATTACACATTAGGTCGAGATAAAGTTGGTGAATCGCATCTGTATTTATACAACGCGTTAGCGTTAACGATTCGAGATAGACTCGTTGCTCGATGCCGCGCGACTAGACAGCATTTAAGAAGTAAAAAAACGCGAAAAGCGGCGTATCTATCGCTTGAATTTTTGATGGGGCGAGCACTAGGAAATGCGCTCCTTAATCTTGATTTAACCGATTCATCGCGAAATGCGTTGCAACAATACTGCACTTCACTTGAGCAAGTGCAAGAAGCTGAACACGATGCTGGCTTAGGCAACGGTGGCTTAGGGCGTCTTGCTGCGTGTTTTTTAGATAGTTGTGCGACGCTTGGCTTACCTGTACTTGGCTATGGTATTCGCTATGAATACGGTATGTTTAATCAAATCATTGACCACGGTAATCAAATTGAGCAACCCGACAATTGGTTGCGAGAAGGCCATCCTTGGGAGCTCAGCGCACCGGAGCAAGCTGTTCGGGTGAAGTTTTTCGGACACATTGAAACGCATAAAGATAAAGATGGACGCGAACATCGAGTTTGGGCAAACACTCAAGATGTCCTAGCCGTACCGTATGATGTGCCAATCCCGGGCTACCGTAATGAAGTCGTGAATACGCTTCGACTCTGGAAATCAGAAGCGACAGATGAGTTTGACCTTTCAGAGTTTAACGCAGGCAGTTATTCCGAAGCCGTTGCCAAGAAAAACCTTGCTGAGCAAATCACAATGGTTTTGTATCCGAATGATAGTAGCGAAAACGGTAAAGAACTGAGACTGCGCCAACAATACTTTTTATCAAGCGCCAGTCTGCAAGACATATTATTAACGTGGGTAAACCAAAACGGGCATAATTTTAAAGATTTTGCTGAACATCACGTTTTCCAATTAAATGACACCCATCCAAGCATTGCCGTTGCGGAATTAATGCGACTTCTGATTGACGAATATGAACTCGAATGGGACGAAGCTTGGGTCATAACAACAAAGACAATGGCCTACACAAATCATACGTTGTTACCGGAAGCGCTAGAAAGGTGGTCAGTACCACTTTTTGAAAAGCTTTTACCGCGACTACTTGAAATAATATACGAAATTAACGCACGGTTTTTAAGTTTGGTCGCACGTCAATGGCCTGGTGACGTTGATATGCAGCGTACACTTTCAATTATTGAAGAAGGCCCAGTACAGCACATTCGTATGGCTTATCTAGCGATTGTTGGTTCGTTTTCTGTTAATGGTGTTGCGGCACTCCACACCGACTTACTCGAACGAGGTTTGTTTAAAGACTTCTACGCGCTATGGCCTGAAAAGTTTAATAACAAAACGAATGGCGTTACACCTAGACGCTGGCTTGCCCAGTGTAATCCTTCGCTAAGTGAATTGATCACTGAGTATATAGGACCTAATTGGGTCAGACACTTTGACCAAATTAGTCAACTACGCCGTTATTTTGATGACGAGGTATTTCAAGAAAAATGGCGCAACGTTAAGCAAGATAACAAGGCGAGACTGGCTGGTTTTGTGCGAGCGAAAACGGGTGTGGAATTTGACGAAACCATGATGTTTGACGTGCAGGTTAAACGTATCCACGAATATAAACGTCAGCTATTAAACATTCTTCACGTGATCCACTTATACGACAGAATTGTGCGTGGCGACATCAAAGATTTCGTTCCTCGTTGTGTGTTATTGGGCGGCAAAGCAGCACCCGGTTATTACATGGCGAAGAAGATAATAAAACTAATCAATAGTGTTGCCGATGTCGTGAACAGTGACGAACGAACGAATGGACTACTTCGTGTTGCATTTCTACCGAATTACAACGTCTCCGCAATGGAACTCATATGTCCTGCGACTGATCTGTCCGAGCAAATTTCAACAGCAGGTAAAGAAGCGTCTGGTACGGGTAACATGAAGTTCATGATGAATGGTGCGATTACCATTGGTACGCTGGACGGTGCGAATATTGAAATTCGAGACGCAGTAGGTTCTGAAAACTTCTTTTTGTTTGGCGCTCAGTCAGAGCAAGTTTCTGCAATTCGGGCCGCCTACAACCCAAATCAACTAATTGCACAAGATGAAAACCTTAATCGAGTCATGGCATTGCTTGAAAGTGGGCACTTCAATTTGTTCGAGCAGGGTCTTTTCGACGACATCATTAGCGCAATACGAAGCCCGAACGATCCATGGATAGTTGCGTACGATTTTGCCTCTTATGTTGAACAGCAACAGCAAGCGGCACTTACCTATTTAGATAAAAACGTTTGGACTCGAATGAGCATTTTAAATACGGCTGCGAGTGGCGAGTTTTCAAGCGATAGAACAATACAACAATACAGTGATGAGATTTGGCGGTTGTCACCCATGTAG
- the glgC gene encoding glucose-1-phosphate adenylyltransferase: MPNYANRYISNLTRETYALILAGGRGSRLHELTDWRAKPAVYFGGKHRIIDFPLSNCINSGIRRVGIATQYKSHSLIRHVNRAWGHFKKELGESVEILPASQRYGDEWYCGTADAVFQNMDIIRHELPKFVMILSGDHVYRMDYGALLAKHVETGADMTVCCIEVPCEEAAGTFGVMTVDEDKRVRRFDEKPKEPTAIPGKPGVCLASMGNYVFNTEFLFEQLRKDAQKEGSGRDFGHDIIPAIIEEHHVYAFPFRDPRHEGQPYWRDVGTLDSFWEANMELVMPEPQLDLYDPTWPIWTYQEQLPPAKFIFDDDDRRGMAVDSTVSGGCIISGSVVRKSLLFSNVHVHSYCEIEKSVVLPGVVIGRHCKIRNAIIDRSCHIPEGMRIGYDEQEDLHNGFRVSKKGIVLVTRDMMTALKQKSKDNKALKSA; encoded by the coding sequence ATGCCTAATTATGCAAACCGATATATCAGTAATTTAACTAGGGAAACTTATGCGCTTATTTTGGCTGGAGGCCGAGGTTCTAGACTCCATGAGTTAACGGATTGGCGTGCTAAACCAGCTGTCTATTTCGGTGGTAAACATCGTATTATCGATTTTCCACTGTCTAATTGTATTAATTCTGGTATCCGCCGTGTAGGTATTGCGACGCAATACAAGTCTCATAGTTTAATTCGTCACGTTAATCGAGCGTGGGGCCATTTTAAGAAGGAACTTGGCGAATCTGTCGAGATTTTGCCAGCATCACAACGCTATGGTGATGAATGGTACTGTGGTACAGCTGATGCGGTATTCCAAAATATGGATATCATTCGTCATGAATTACCTAAATTTGTTATGATTTTATCCGGCGATCACGTCTATCGCATGGACTACGGTGCATTGCTTGCAAAACACGTAGAAACTGGTGCAGACATGACTGTGTGTTGTATTGAAGTTCCTTGTGAAGAAGCTGCTGGAACGTTTGGCGTAATGACCGTTGACGAAGATAAACGCGTGCGTCGTTTTGACGAAAAACCCAAAGAACCAACCGCTATCCCTGGTAAACCAGGTGTTTGTTTGGCGTCGATGGGTAACTACGTATTTAACACCGAATTTCTGTTTGAGCAGCTTCGAAAAGATGCGCAAAAAGAAGGTTCAGGCCGTGATTTCGGGCACGATATCATTCCTGCGATAATCGAAGAACATCACGTTTACGCTTTCCCATTCCGCGATCCTCGACATGAGGGGCAACCTTATTGGCGTGACGTAGGAACATTAGATTCATTCTGGGAAGCCAACATGGAACTCGTGATGCCTGAACCGCAACTCGATTTGTACGATCCAACGTGGCCTATTTGGACGTACCAAGAGCAGCTTCCTCCCGCTAAGTTCATCTTCGACGACGATGATAGACGTGGGATGGCCGTGGACTCAACAGTATCAGGTGGTTGTATTATTTCTGGTTCGGTGGTGCGTAAATCGTTACTATTTTCAAATGTTCATGTTCACTCTTACTGTGAAATCGAAAAATCAGTGGTATTACCAGGCGTGGTGATCGGTCGCCATTGTAAAATTAGAAATGCCATTATTGATAGGAGTTGCCACATTCCCGAAGGCATGCGAATTGGCTATGATGAGCAAGAAGATTTGCACAATGGTTTCAGAGTGAGTAAAAAGGGTATTGTGCTAGTCACTCGAGATATGATGACAGCCCTAAAACAAAAATCGAAAGATAACAAGGCATTAAAAAGCGCGTAG